The genomic region AAACGCGAAGTGCTGCCCCACGCACCCGATGCGTGGATTGATCACGAGAAAACCAAAGTAGGATACGAAATCCCCTTCAACCGTCATTTCTACGTATTCCAGCCTCCCCGCCCCCTGGCGGAAATTGACGCCGAGCTAAAAACCGTCACCGACCGCATCCTCACGATGATCGGAGGACTGACCAAGTGAGCTTTCCTCGCTACCTGAAATATAAGCCCAGCGGTGTGGAGTGGTTGCGCGACGTGCCGGAGCATTGGGCCATAAAACCCTTGTACTCCTGTGCCGAAGAGAGAAACGAGAATAACAAGGGTATGATCGAAAACAATCTGCTTTCGCTCAGTTACGGTAAGATCGTCCGTAAAGACATTTCATCGAACGACGGGTTGCTTCCAGAATCCTTCGAGACATACCAAATCGTCCGTCGTGGCGATATCGTGTTTCGCCCAACAGACCTTCAAAACGATTGGAACAGTCTCCGTTCGGCAATAGTTGAAGAAACCGGAATTATTACCTCAGCGTACATCGCGACAAAGCCAAACGGTCCGACTCCAAAATACCTGCATTATTTGTTCCGCGTGTACGACACAATGAAAGTGTTTTATTCGATGGGAGGCGGGTTGCGGCAATCGATGAAATACTCAGATTTAAAACGCCTCCCAGTCATCGTGCCACCAATCACCGAGCAAACTGCCATCGCTGCGTTTCTCGACCGCGAGACGGCGAAGATTGATGCGTTGGTGACGGAACAACAGCGGCTGATGGAGTTGCTTAAAGAAAAGCGCCAGGCAGTCATCTCTCACGCTGTCACCAAAGGCCTGAACCCTAAAGCGCCGATGAAGCCTTCCGGCATCGAATGGCTCGGCGACGTGCCGGAACACTGGACTGTCCAGCGCGTAAAATCTCTCACGAACATTTTGCGAGGAAAGTTCACTCATCGTCCTCGCCACGACCCTGCCATGTATGACGGACCGTACCCTTTCATTCAAACCGGAGAAATTAATCAGGCCAATCGTTTCGTCGGGCAATATCACCAAACTTTAAGTGAAGCTGGATTC from Verrucomicrobiales bacterium harbors:
- a CDS encoding restriction endonuclease subunit S, giving the protein MSFPRYLKYKPSGVEWLRDVPEHWAIKPLYSCAEERNENNKGMIENNLLSLSYGKIVRKDISSNDGLLPESFETYQIVRRGDIVFRPTDLQNDWNSLRSAIVEETGIITSAYIATKPNGPTPKYLHYLFRVYDTMKVFYSMGGGLRQSMKYSDLKRLPVIVPPITEQTAIAAFLDRETAKIDALVTEQQRLMELLKEKRQAVISHAVTKGLNPKAPMKPSGIEWLGDVPEHWTVQRVKSLTNILRGKFTHRPRHDPAMYDGPYPFIQTGEINQANRFVGQYHQTLSEAGFQQSKQFPKGTLVMTITGAGTANVAILDYEACFPDSIVGFVPKNGMALDYLYNLFVAMRQALLETSVTNTQPNLNIERIGALLAVQPPLHEQADIIARIDKVSANYEGLIIEAQHAIDLLQERRTALISAAVTGQIDVRSFAKKEAA